The following are from one region of the Ananas comosus cultivar F153 linkage group 20, ASM154086v1, whole genome shotgun sequence genome:
- the LOC109725407 gene encoding probable nucleoside diphosphate kinase 5 isoform X2, translating into MGRIWASQSALLLRDFLLIFLLFFGSQICDATERERTLAMIKPDGLLGNYTDKIKTIILESGFGIIKERMVQLDDEKAALFYAEHSGKSFFQSLVKYMTSGPVYVMVLEKPDAVSRWRALIGPTDARKAKVSHPSSIRAMCGSDLERNCVHGSDSPQSAAREISFFFGDISPAVTKHDEL; encoded by the exons ATGGGAAGGATTTGGGCGTCGCAGTCCGCGCTCCTTCTCCGCGACTTCctcctcatcttcctcctcttcttcgg CTCTCAGATCTGTGATGCTACTGAAAGGGAGAGAACTCTGGCTATGATAAAGCCGGATGGTTTGTTAGGAAACTACACCGACAAAATAAAGACTATTATTCTGGAATCTGGATTTGGGATCATCAAGGAGAGGATGGTGCAACTTGATGATGAGAAAGCTGCACTTTTCTATGCTGAACATTCCGGAAAGAGCTTTTTCCAAAGCCTTGTTAAGTATATGACGAG TGGCCCAGTTTATGTTATGGTTCTGGAAAAGCCTGACGCCGTCTCGCGATGGCGCGCTTTGATTGGACCAACTGATGCCAGAAAGGCTAAAGTTTCTCATCCTAGCAG CATTAGAGCCATGTGCGGGTCGGACTTGGAAAGGAATTGCGTCCATGGTTCTGATTCGCCTCAATCGGCTGCAAGGGAAATCTCATTTTTCTTCGGAGACATCTCTCCAg CTGTTACAAAGCATGACGAACTTTAG
- the LOC109725586 gene encoding 3-oxoacyl-[acyl-carrier-protein] synthase I, chloroplastic-like produces the protein MTSHHRIDAGLFKSTITSSVSAQSVSDITYWILDKMKAGVIVGSGMGGFTTLSDGVQALVERGPRKINPFFIPYAITNMGTALLAIDVAFMGPTYSISTACATSNHCLCAAANHIRRGDADIVLAGGVEASIIPIGLGGFVACRALSQRNDDPRRASRPWDRDRDGFVIGEGSGVLVLESLEHAMNRDAPIFAEYLGGAVTCDAYHITDPRSDGLGVSSCILKSLEDAGVSPEEVNYINAHATSTPIGDLAEVNAIKQVFKNINSQIKINATKSIIGHCLGAAGALEGIAVIKAITTGWLHPTINQFNLEPAVEFDTVAHKKQQHEVNVAISNSFGFGGHNSVVVFAPFKP, from the exons ATGACCTCCCACCACAGGATAGATGCTGGCCTATTTAAATCAACAATCACCTCTTCAGTTTCTGCACAATCTGTCTCTGATATCACTTattggatc CTGGACAAGATGAAGGCCGGCGTGATCGTTGGGAGCGGGATGGGTGGCTTCACGACGCTCTCCGACGGGGTGCAGGCGCTCGTGGAGCGCGGCCCGCGGAAGATCAACCCCTTCTTCATCCCCTACGCCATAACCAACATGGGCACGGCGCTGCTCGCCATCGATGTCGCATTCATGGGCCCCACATACTCCATCTCCACCGCCTGCGCCACTTCCAACCACTGCCTCTGCGCCGCTGCCAACCACATCCGCCGCGGCGACGCCGACATCGTGCTCGCGGGCGGTGTGGAGGCCTCCATCATCCCTATCGGCCTTGGCGGGTTCGTCGCATGCCGCGCGCTGTCGCAGCGGAATGACGACCCAAGGAGGGCATCGCGGCCGTGGGACAGGGACCGGGATGGCTTCGTCATAGGGGAAGGTTCAGGCGTGTTG gttttggaGAGCCTGGAACATGCCATGAACCGCGACGCGCCCATATTTGCCGAGTATTTAGGAGGTGCGGTGACCTGCGACGCTTACCATATAACAGATCCGAGATCCGACGGCCTCGGTGTTTCATCTTGTATTCTGAAGAGTCTCGAAGACGCCGGAGTCTCGCCAGAAGAG GTTAATTATATAAATGCTCACGCAACTTCCACGCCGATCGGTGATTTGGCTGAAGTGAATGCTATCAAACAGGTCTTCAAAAACATTAATTCGCAGATCAAGATCAATGCAACAAAG TCTATAATAGGGCACTGCCTTGGAGCAGCTGGGGCTTTGGAGGGCATTGCAGTGATCAAAGCAATAACTACTGGATGGTTGCATCCTACCATAAACCAATTT AACCTGGAACCTGCAGTTGAGTTCGATACAGTGGCACATAAAAAGCAGCAACATGAAGTGAATGTTG CTATTTCAAACTCATTTGGATTCGGGGGACACAACTCTGTGGTGGTTTTTGCGCCTTTCAAGCCCTAA
- the LOC109725407 gene encoding probable nucleoside diphosphate kinase 5 isoform X3, whose translation MIKPDGLLGNYTDKIKTIILESGFGIIKERMVQLDDEKAALFYAEHSGKSFFQSLVKYMTSGPVYVMVLEKPDAVSRWRALIGPTDARKAKVSHPSSIRAMCGSDLERNCVHGSDSPQSAAREISFFFGDISPAVDRQSICHPSLLSFKTTLSAVTKHDEL comes from the exons ATGATAAAGCCGGATGGTTTGTTAGGAAACTACACCGACAAAATAAAGACTATTATTCTGGAATCTGGATTTGGGATCATCAAGGAGAGGATGGTGCAACTTGATGATGAGAAAGCTGCACTTTTCTATGCTGAACATTCCGGAAAGAGCTTTTTCCAAAGCCTTGTTAAGTATATGACGAG TGGCCCAGTTTATGTTATGGTTCTGGAAAAGCCTGACGCCGTCTCGCGATGGCGCGCTTTGATTGGACCAACTGATGCCAGAAAGGCTAAAGTTTCTCATCCTAGCAG CATTAGAGCCATGTGCGGGTCGGACTTGGAAAGGAATTGCGTCCATGGTTCTGATTCGCCTCAATCGGCTGCAAGGGAAATCTCATTTTTCTTCGGAGACATCTCTCCAg CCGTAGATCGCCAGAGTATCTGCCATCCATCCCTTCTCTCCTTTAAAACCACATTGTCTG CTGTTACAAAGCATGACGAACTTTAG
- the LOC109725407 gene encoding probable nucleoside diphosphate kinase 5 isoform X1, producing MGRIWASQSALLLRDFLLIFLLFFGSQICDATERERTLAMIKPDGLLGNYTDKIKTIILESGFGIIKERMVQLDDEKAALFYAEHSGKSFFQSLVKYMTSGPVYVMVLEKPDAVSRWRALIGPTDARKAKVSHPSSIRAMCGSDLERNCVHGSDSPQSAAREISFFFGDISPAVDRQSICHPSLLSFKTTLSAVTKHDEL from the exons ATGGGAAGGATTTGGGCGTCGCAGTCCGCGCTCCTTCTCCGCGACTTCctcctcatcttcctcctcttcttcgg CTCTCAGATCTGTGATGCTACTGAAAGGGAGAGAACTCTGGCTATGATAAAGCCGGATGGTTTGTTAGGAAACTACACCGACAAAATAAAGACTATTATTCTGGAATCTGGATTTGGGATCATCAAGGAGAGGATGGTGCAACTTGATGATGAGAAAGCTGCACTTTTCTATGCTGAACATTCCGGAAAGAGCTTTTTCCAAAGCCTTGTTAAGTATATGACGAG TGGCCCAGTTTATGTTATGGTTCTGGAAAAGCCTGACGCCGTCTCGCGATGGCGCGCTTTGATTGGACCAACTGATGCCAGAAAGGCTAAAGTTTCTCATCCTAGCAG CATTAGAGCCATGTGCGGGTCGGACTTGGAAAGGAATTGCGTCCATGGTTCTGATTCGCCTCAATCGGCTGCAAGGGAAATCTCATTTTTCTTCGGAGACATCTCTCCAg CCGTAGATCGCCAGAGTATCTGCCATCCATCCCTTCTCTCCTTTAAAACCACATTGTCTG CTGTTACAAAGCATGACGAACTTTAG
- the LOC109725398 gene encoding uncharacterized protein LOC109725398, giving the protein MMGSSANTKTSSEIASLLDLKPHPEGGFFAETFRDFSITLPKSLLPPHYKVERPVSTAIYFLLPSGSVSHLHRIPCAETWHYYMGEPLTVFELHDDGHIELTVLGPDLNAGHRPQYTVPPNVWFGSFPTLDVESFASDGSLLVKSRKRDSELHYSLVGCTCAPAFQFEDFQLATRDELKALAPNAEPFLNYLVLPS; this is encoded by the exons ATGATGGGGAGCTCCGCGAATACGAAGACCTCTTCGGAGATCGCGTCGCTCTTGGATTTGAAGCCGCACCCGGAGGGGGGATTCTTCGCTGAGACCTTCCGAGATTTCTCCATCACACTCCCCAAATCCCTCCTCCCTCCTCACT ATAAGGTCGAGCGCCCTGTGAGCACAGCCATTTACTTCTTGCTGCCGTCGGGTAGTGTTTCGCACCTCCACCGCATCCCCTGTGCCGAAACCTGGCACTATTACATGGGCGAGCCCCTCACG GTCTTTGAGCTACATGACGATGGTCACATCGAGCTAACTGTCCTAGGCCCAGATCTCAATGCCGGGCACCGGCCGCAATACACCGTACCGCCAAACGTGTGGTTCGGATCGTTTCCAACCTTAGACGTAGAATCCTTTGCGTCAGACGGCAGCCTCCTTGTTAAGTCTCGGAAGCGGGACTCCGAGCTGCACTACTCGCTGGTAGGCTGCACCTGTGCCCCTGCATTCCAATTCGAGGATTTCCAACTGGCCACTCGCGACGAGCTCAAGGCTCTCGCTCCCAACGCAGAACCCTTCCTCAATTACCTCGTCCTTCCCAGCTGA